AACAAATCTATTTCAATAACTGTACCCTCCAAACCTTGTTCAAAATATTCTCTAGAGTTTATTGAGGATGAGTTCTATTATTTGGTTTCTAAGGATAATTATACTAGTTATTGGATTAATAAGTTTCACGACGTACTTGAGGAAGGTATAAGTATGGGAAAATTTTTCTCATTTCTAGTTTATTATCTGGTAACAAGTTTTATCAAGTTTAATCTCACAAAAATACAAGCTTTTCTCAATGTTTTTCTATATTGAGGGAAGTTATAAGCCCGTTGCAGCTCTACGGTTGCAAGTTTAAGCTTGTAAGAGGTCTAGCATGTGGAACCTCTTAACAGCAATGCTAAATTAAGGAATTCCGTTCAAATTAAAAGTAGATTTAACTCGTTAAATTCTTCTTTTACTTTTAAGAAATCTGAATCTTTAGTTACTAGAGTTAAGCCCTTGTTAATTGCTTGAGCTGAAATTAATATATCAAAGCTTCCTATTAACTTCCCTTTATCCTTTAACCTCTTATAAATTCGCGAACCCATTATTGCATCTCTCTTAGCTGGATTTATGACTTTAAATGCTGACAAGAAGTCAAGGATTTTACTTTCCTCAATCCTGCCTAATAAAACCTCAAATACGGTTAAAGAACTTATATAAAAATCTTCAACGTTTAGAATAACTTCCTTTACTTTCTCATTCCCCTTCAAGTACTCAATAATTGCCGAGCTTTCTATTAATACTTTCATCGTTCTTCCTCCTCATTTCCTTAATCTCCATCATTAATTTTTCAGCCTCATTCTCACTTATTATGCCGAAATACTTCTCCAATTTCTTCCTCCTCAAGCTTAACGATTCTTCAATTAACTCCTCAATCACATCACTGAAGCTCCTATTACCCTTTATCTCAACCAACTTCTTGTATACGTTATCCCTTATCATTATGGTTTTCATATATCATATATGCATACTATAGGTAAATAAACCTTTTGATAAAGAGGACGTTGAGTAAAAATTACATAAAAATGTTTTACTGCTAAGGATTAGTGCATAATTGTATTAATACGCACATCTGAGACCTTAACTAATTTGAGAGACTAGCATAATATTGAAGTGTTTACCCGTGGCGTAACTTATCCTTACTTTTAATTACTTCTAATTCCACCACGGGCACCCCTCTTAAGGGATCATACACCGTCACCCTTAACTCATTGGGGCTAGTCGAGGGAAACACCCCCTCTCTGTAATAGGCTGATAACGCTTTAGCAACCTCATCTCTAGTGTAAAAATATGAGAAAATGTTTAAGAAACATAAGGACGAGAAGCGTTGCTAGCTTAATGCTCAACTTTATCATCTAATATTTCACCGCCCTACAAAAAATTGTTGGATACACTCTTACTTTTATACGTTGCATATAAATATAGTCATAACGTCATTATTATTCAAATAACTTTGAGCTAATAGTAAAAAATTAATAATTGCAGAAAGTTAGAAGATATCATTACTTCTTTTCTTTCAATTATAATTAAAAAGATTGATGTTATTACCAATTTCCGATTAAAAAGGCTTATTTTTTATAGTGATATCGTAAAATTGTGTATGTAGTTTACATTGATGAAAGTAGGAGGGATGATAGAAATAGGGTAGTCCTAGGTGGAATAGTTATCCATGATAAATATATTCAAAGTGTGAATAATATATTTACTAATACAATTTTAAGTGAGGTTAATAGAATAGTAAATGTGAACAAAATAAGCTCAGATGATCTGATAATACACATGAAAGAGTTCATAAACGATAAGGACATGGTAAATAAGCTATTGAAAAATATTGGCATAAGACGAGATAAAATTACAGAAATTAAAAGGCGTATAATCTTCAACATCGTGGAAGCCCTTGGTAATATGGATAGAAAAGAAGTTTTTGCAGTTGCTACTAGAATAGAAAAACATTTAACATTAGATTTAAAAATATAAGTTTGCTCTCAAATTCGTTCTAGAAAGAATAGCAATGAACATTAAAAGAGAAGAACCTATTTTAGTGATTTTCGACACACCAGGAAGGGATTTTAGAGCTAATGAAATTTATGAAACGTATAGGAGATGGGTAGTTGAGGGCATTATAGATGAAGGCGATAAGAGACCTTCATTTACTGATTTAAGAATGAGATACTTTAATGAAATCCTTACGTCAAGGGAAGGTGATAGAATACATAGGGGTTTACAGCTAGCAGATATGATAGCGTGGACTATAAATAGGATGGATAAGATGGATATTAAAAATACAATCTCCCCTGCATATTGAAAGAGGAAAGTAAAAAAGATCGTGAGTACGAGATAGTTAAATTATGTAACACAATCCTAAATAAGCTCTTTATATGGAGTAAAGAAAAAGAAGAAATATTAACACTTAAGATTTACTAGGCACGGGTTTGGGCTTTACAACCCGCACCCGTGCCCCCCGCATTGGTGCGGGGTATAACATCTGTGAGTATATATACTAAATTTCTTATTAAACTTTTTGGCAACACGCATTTAAAAAGATAATACCCCAGACCCGTTTGTCCCTACACTTTCATTTCACTCATTTTATCTTCAATCATAATCGAGTATAAGGACTTAGCCCTCAACCACCTACCAAACTTAATAGTAGGTGGGTCATGGGACTCCTTCGAGACGTTATCCAAGTTGATTAAAAAGCAATTCATGAGTAATATTAATAAGAAATTGGGATGAGATAATATTATGAAGTCACTTTCAACCGAGAAAGACCTTCTACTCAAGAGAGCATCCCAAGTGCAAATAATTGAATAAATCTATGTATAAGTTTATGGATAATTATTCAAAAATAGAGATAGTTGTTAAGAATTTTTGAATTTTCTCTTGAAGCTAAAAGTAGAGTAATACTTAAAGGGAACCGGGACCATGTAGTACCGATAATTATGGAACCCTGGGTACAATACTACAATCTCCCGGTCCCCTATGAAGAATTATCATCAAAGCATAAAACACTTGTGAAAATGAACTACGTACTAATCACGTCAGAAGTATTATCACGTCTAAATGACCTCTTCATATTGAGGGCCTTAATAGTAATGATCATCTGGACATGTTCTTACAGAGACGTTTGGAGCTTCTACCAAACCGACGTAAGATGGTTCCTAGGGGAGTGCAAATCTAAGTCCGAAATACATAGGAGGGCAAAGAAATTTAGAGAAAAAATCAAGCCAATTTTTAACCAGTTCTCCAAAGAACTGGAGCGAAAGTTAAGTAGGTTTGCGGACTACTTACCAAGTAGTGCGTTGTTCGGCAAGGTCCGGAAACTGTAGACTCCTTCTTAATAGAGGTACCCTTCGGTAAAAGAAACAAGGAAACCTTGTGGAAGAAGTTCCAATTGAGCCTAAAGCAGGGAAAGTACAATGAAGCAACAAGGCTTCTCTACCAATACATGCAGTGCAAGGCTAGGAGAAGGTTCAAGGGAGAGTTCACAAAGAAGAGGAACAAGAGCTATTTTGGCTTCAAGACCTTCATTCTCATGTCTCCCACAATGTTAATCCACGCGATTTAAGTGGAACTGGCCAATTTTCCCGATAACAAGGTGGGCTTCTCCCATAGCGGTTATAAGGTAGCTGATAGGGGTTTTGTGGGGAAAGCATCGACGTGGTTGATAGGTTTTCCTAGTTTTAGGAGGTACGTGGAGTTCTTCGGTATTTTCTTGATTGGAGGCCTTACGCTACTGAAAAGGATATGGTGGAGCTTTTCGTTTACGTTATTGGGTTGATTTATAATTCCTCCATCTATACTTCTGTGCTCTCGCGGGTTCCCGAGAGCCAACTCGCCCACTAACTTGGGAACGCGTGAGTTAATCGAGGTAGTGTGGGCTATGTTGGAAATTCTATTTTTCTCTACACTTGATTATTTTCTCTTATAATATAACTTTAATCTCTCGTTAAACTGAAAGATATAATTGCATTTCATTCTATATAATCCGTAATATTATATTTCTCTCTTGCAGTTTTTATTCAATTATTTGCATTCGGGACAGTCTCTGGAGGAATTCGTTAAATTCCTTCGGAGCCTTATACTTTGTCCTAGCGTACCTGTTCTCCTCTGCTAGTAAACCAGTGTTCAAAGACGTAGAAGGGGAACATCAACTTATATCTCGTTATAACGTTCTCGTAGTATTTGCTCCAATCCCTCTTTTACTTACCCTTTCCCATGGGTAATACTCGACATAATTATTTATAAATTTTTGTATAATTCTGAAGTAGCTCACAACGAAAAAAAGACTATAAAAGTTTTTAATTCCCCACTCATGACTTAACTTCGTGGAGGAATTAATAAAGAAAGCCGAGGAAAAAGGGATAGATGTAGAAGATTTAATAATTTCGGCTATATCTAAAGAAGACCCATCTGAAGGGGTAAAATTGAGGATGGAGCTGGCTAAGAAGTACATGAGCGAAGCTGAGGAATATCTGAAGAAGGGTGACGCTGTCCAGGCTTCCGAAAAAGCATATAAAGCTGCTGAGGAAGTCGTGAAGGCTTTAGCTGAGAAATACAATTTGCCAGAACACCAACAAGCACTAAAGGAGGGTAGATGGTACACTTACCTACTCAGCAAAGCTGCAAACACGCTTTCTTCAACATTAGGAGACAAAATAATTAAAGGTTGGAGTAGTGCTTATCTACTGCACGTTTTGGGATTTCATGAGGCAAAGCTTAACGTCAAAGACATCAAGTCTTACATAAACGCTGTGAAAGAGATAATAGAAGAAGCTAGCAAATACTTGTAGCCACGTGCCGATTCGTCTTTGCGTTTTCCACCTAACACTCACCGTGCCATAGTTTAAATCATTTACTGACTTCCTTATATGAAACATATTAGTCAGATCCGTGTAATACAGAATAATATAGTTTATATAAGAGGCGTTAGCATGTGGTGCCTATTATGAAAAAGACTATATGTAATCAAAATCCCTATTAAATGAGGTGAATAGTTAGGCTTAGGAAGTATGTAATTTCTGTATTTCTCTTTTACCAGTTTCCTAAATAATAGCAGTTGTTCTACTTTCCCTCGGTAATACAAAGTTCACGGTACTATCGATAAAGTTTTTAGATTTGCATTTGGTTGATTAAAAACTGTGAAGTCCGAGAAAAAGCTGGACATTGCAAGGAGCGAGTTCATTAAGTCCTTCAATTACCTAGTTGGAATACTGAGAATGAACGGATTGAGCAGAAAGCAGTAGGTTTAGCACTCATAGCCTTGATAGGAGGGAGGGCCCAGCATTAGAAACACATCCATCACGTTCGGATTAAACTAAGCAAACTTACTAAAAGCACTGGAGGACTTAGAGAACGCTTAGAAGGACTACCTTGAGGCGTTAAGAAAAGTGATAATTGGACCCGTGGTAGTGATAATTGACGACACCTTCGACCACAAGCTCTATTCCAGAATAGAGGGCATAACAAGCAGATACGGGAACTACTTCGCTTGGTGCTCCATGCACAAGAGATTCGAGCCCGGCATACAAGTCCTCACAATAGCCTTGTACGACTTAGCCATGGGAAAGAGCTATTTGATAGGAGCATACCCCTACGCAACAAGAAAGATGTGGGAGAGCGGGATGGTGAGTGAGTTCAAGACCAAGATCGAAATGGCTGCGGAAATTATCGAGATCCTCAAAAGGCGATTCCCCGTATGCAGGATCGTTTTCGACTCATGGTCGGAGAAGCTGGTGAGGGGTAGTGTAGTTTCGGAGTTGAAGTCCAATAGGAGGCTCCTCAGAGTTAGGCCTTTGGAGGGGACGTTGGGGGTGGAGGGGCACCCCCATGTCGGAGATCTCCCTCCAGGGTCTTACTTGGCTGAGTTGACCCTAGGAGACCAAGTTATTACTATAAGGTTGTTAATACTGGTATATTAGGCTTAACTTGTATTCCACTGACCTTAACTTGAGTGAAGAGGAGATAGAGGCAACTTGGAAGATTAGGTGGGAGATAGAGAAGTTACACAGGGATGTCAAGACCTTGGGTATGCAAGATTCCTCTTTCCTTAAGAGGCTTCAAGGTTACCTGCTCCTCTTCGTGATGGTGGTTAACACGGTCAGAGATTTGATCAGTTCCCTTAACCTGAAGAGCGTGGAGGAGCTCCTTAGGTTCGTTGAAATACGTTTAGGAGGTGCTCTGGGTTTGATGAAAATCTTTAAGCTGCGTTAAAGTAGAACAACTGCTAATAAATAAATGGATTGAAGACCTTAAAGACGTCAGTATGGGAATCTCGTTTATTGCAAGATAAATTAAAACTTAGAATAAATTGAATTTAACTCAATTAATTTACGATAAAATATCATATATTTCAGCTAATTGTAACTAATAAATAATATTTTCCTTGAATATACTAGAGATATACAATTTATTTAACATGAATAAAAAGGGAAGCATAGAATCAGCTGGACTTGAGGGAAAAACCCTTCCATGATAACACCCTTGCCCTACCCCTTTTACCCCTTGAGTTACACGATAACTCAAGCCCCTCCAAGAGAGATTCACAAAACTCCCACAACCTAACCCTCCTCCAAGGAACGAACCAAACATTCAAGAGAAAATAAGAAAGAAGAACGAGGACCAACTCCTTCCCAACATCACAAGTCCTACTCCTAACCCTAAACTCCTCTAAGGAACGAAAAGCAGTCTCAACACCCCACCTCTCCCTCAGCCAAAACAACAGCCCCTTGAACATCAACCTCACCCCTAACCAAAAACCTTACCGTCCTCCCTCTTTAGTATAACTAGATAAGCACCAGAACTACGCCTAACACACAAGAAACCAACATACCTCACCCCAGCATAATCAACATCAACTTGCTTAAGCCTCTTCTCATACTTCCTATACATCTGAGCCTTAGCAGCTATAACAAAGTCCACACCCAACTCCAAGAGGTACTTGATCACATCGTTTACTGCAAACTCCCTATCTGCAAAGACCATGACGAGCTTAAGCCCCTCTTTATCCAGTTCTTCCTTAAGAACTTGCATTACCTTCTTGAAGTCTTCAGCTATTTTCTTCATTGTTATTGGTAGAACGTCTAAGAATGCCCTTTTCCTTCCTAGTAGGAAGATTACTGCTTGGACTAGTCCCCAACTAGTCCCTTTAGTTGGCTTTATCCTACTTAATAATGTTTTATCTTTGTGGTATTGTGGCATTCCATGGAGGTCTATTGCTACTCTTCTATCCCTAGTTTCTCTTAATGCTTTCTTTCCCAATTCCTTGATTGCTTTTCTCACGTCCTTAACATTGATGCGGTTTAAGGCTTTCAAGGCTCTTCTTCCCTCGTTTCCTAGTCTTGTCAAGTAGGTTCCCCTAGCCTTGAGTAGGGTTCTCAGTAGTTGCTCAAGTTCATAAGGGAAAAATATTTGAGCTAGTATTGTGTAAATTAATTTGAGGGCGGACCTGGTGAAGTCTCTATTGGACTTCGCCCGTTTCGTTTGGTTCTTGGGCTTCATATGTTTAGGTCCGCCCTCTCTTATACAAAATTTTCTACAAAAATTTGCATAAACTAGACTTTTTCTGAATTTTGTTCATCTCATTTTTTACGCGAAAAAAGAGATTCCCATACTGACGTTAAACCTAGTGAGGAAGGGTTCTCATCAAATTCCGTGAGGGAAGATCGTGAGAGTCATTGACTCTTCTTCTTTAGTAAAATTTTTCTCTAAAGAGAAGGGTTGGGAAAAGGTTGCTGAAATTATATCTGAAGGAGTGATTACCTTGGACTTATCGATTAAGGAAGTTGCTAACTCCTTGTGGAAAAAGATCCTTTTAGGCGAAATGAAAGAGGACGTCGTGATTAAAATACTTTCTGACTTATTAAAAAGAGAAGCCCTATTGATTGTAAGCCAAGATGAATACTTAATTGAGACATTTAAGATCACTAATAGGAATAAAATAACTGTTTATAACTCCTTGTTCATCGCATTAGCTAAGTCGAATAACCTTGAGTTAGTAACGTCCGATAAAAAGCAGTACGAAATTGCGATAAAAGAAGGGGTTAATACACGATTAATATGAGGACTAAAAAGCAGTCCTTTTCCACTTACTTCGATCTTCTAGGTAAAATGTAAATAGGTTGTAAAAATAAGAGTATATTATGGAAATTCTTGAGGAGATTCTAAAGAAGGCTGAGGAGAAAGGAATTAACGTTGTAGACCTTAACTGCTATATCGAAGAGTGTGGACAACAATTTCATTCATTTGAAATATTTACATTTATTATCACCCCCTTGTCCAGTAAATACACTGGAGTGTAAAGTAGGTTGTATATTAAGAAGAACGTTGAGAGCCAACGGGTAATCGTGAATCTATTTGAATTCCATGGGAAGTGCTTGTCCATTGATGATATCCTATGTTTTGTTGTTCTGAATCCTTGTTCTGCGTAATCCCTTTCCTCAAATGTCACCTTTTCATGATTAACATTATACCAGTTGAAAGCATTATATATTGACGCCCCATCATGCAAGTAAACCACTTGATCAACCCTCTTGAAATACCTACTAGCCAACTCCTCAACTTCCCTCATCTTCACAAGAATAATTAAAACATGCAAACCACTCCTCAAACTAGTAACCATGAAGAAAGGTATCCCCCTAGTCACAACATCCCTAACAACCCAAACATAATAATACTCACCCCTCACAGTAAGAACCTTAGTCTCATCAACAGCATACTTACCACTCAAGGGAACAACATACTTAACATTACTAAACTTCCTATAATCGTAGAGTAAGGTAGAGTGGGGCAAAATAGCCCTCCAAGAGGACAAACCAGCCAAATACATTGCCAAAGCAAGTGCAACCTCACTCCTAGCATAAAACCTAGGCTTAAAATTAATATACTCCATTAAGATTAGTATAATTTGGGTGAGCACGGGAACTTTCCATCTGGTTTCCATGTGCTCACCCAAATTAATTCCCGTGCTCACCCTTAATAAAAACTAATTCCCCTCATACAGAAAAACAATTCACATAATTTATACTAAATTAACAAAATTGTTGTCCACACTCATATCGAATTCAGAAAACTCCCGTAGATTAGAGGATTTCTCGCAATTGAATCTAACGCCGAGTTAAAAATAAATTTCATACGATTTGTAAAAAAGGCAATATTGCTATCCACAATACCCTAAATAGGAAATGATTTATAAGTCCTATACAGTTTTATAAATTATGGAGTTCTTAAAAAATAATGCACTAGATTTCTTAAATTACGCTAGACTTCTACTACGTGATGGTAGATATAATTTGGCATTATTCTCGTTAGAGCAAGCATTACAGCTAGGTTTAAAATACTACATTTCTAAATTAACGGGTTCTTTCCCGAAAACGCATGACATAGTAGACTTATTAAAGAGAATTATAGAGCTTACGGGAAATAAAAAGCTTAAAGAGATCTTGAACGCAGAAATCTCTACCTTAGATTTATTAAAACAAGCTTATATTGCCTCAAGATATTTACCTATTAATTATGATAAAGAGGCTGTTGAAAAAGCGTTAAACGTCGTTGAGGCGATATTAAATGAACTGGGAATATCTTAAAAGGAAGTGGGATGAGAGGAAAGAATTCCTTAATAACGCTAGGCGTTATGTGAAGGTAATTAAAGAGGTCTGCATTAAGAAGGTAGATCCCAAGTGTAGGGTAATACTTTTCGGCTCTGTTGCAAGGGGTAATTATAGAGATGACAGTGATGTAGATGTGCTAATAATTACTGATAAGGCTAAAAGCGTATGGGATAAAGTAAATATTGAGGTCATTATCGAGAGGGAATTAAACATAGGAGATCCATTCGAATTCCATATAGTAACAAATAGTGAATATGAGAATTGGTATAAGAAATTCATAGACGTTTACGAGGAATTTTAGTAAGCTATTTCCCCTTTCAGAGTGAGGAAAACCCTAGATGTTCCACTAGGTATTCCCCCTCGGGGAACTCACCAACAGGCACGAATCTACAACCCTCGGGGTTTGGGCTTCATAGGATTTCATGATATTTAATATCAATCCTCAGCCGTTGGACTTCACCAGAGTCACGGGGCAATGCCCCACTCATCCTCCTCCGCCCCTTTAGCGGGGTAACCCCAACCCACACCCGTGGAATATCACGGGTGTGGGGAAACCCGCACATCTTGAGGTAGATATTAAGAGACGCATTTAGCTGTCTGTCCAAGGTTAACCCACACTTCTCACACCTAAAAGTCCTGCCAACCTTTCGGGAAACCCATCCACATCTGGGGCAGGACTTAGATGTGAGGTGCGGGTTAACCTCCTTAACGAATGAACCGTAAAGTGGGGCCTTGTATTTTAACACGCGGTGAATTGTCCTCCAGACAGTCTTGGAAATCTTCTTAGAAAGGGAATCATTAGCATCCCTAAACATCTCTTGCTTATTCAACTTCTCAACAGCAAACATCGTAATGGGATACATCTCCAGCAACTCATTCACAAACTTGTGAATATAATCCAGCACACGGTTCCTTTCACGGTGGGAATACTTCCTCAACAACTCCTTCCCCTTGTGCTTTGAAGCAAAACGTTGTATTCTACCCCTCTTCAACTCCATCCCATACTTTATGCTGTACAACTCCTTCAAGGAAAATGTAACGAACTTCTCTCCATCATAAGCGTCTAATGTGTACAAGTTACTATCAATTGCTAGGAAATCTATGGGAGTAAACCAAGGTAACTTATAACGAAATGGTAGATATACGATATCCTCCTTAATTATGGGCTCACCTAGTTCAAGCCCTTTAACTCTTCTTGAAAACCATTTGTGAGACCAAGAGAAGGTAATGTACTCGTAAGGTCTTACAGTAATCCTAACGCTCTCACCCTCAACCTTCCTAAGTGTTGATTTTACCCTAACGTAAACCTTCTTCAGTCTAGGTTTCCTTAATGATGCTTGCCCCTTCTCAGCCCTCCTCTTCCACGACTTTAGGATTGAGTAAGCATCACTTATTGCCTTATCCACATAGTGGGAAGCCAGAACGTTGATCTTCTCTAACTCGTCTCTCAACGTCTTGTATACTTCCTTTTTCTTAGGTAATTTTATTTTGACCTTTGTGATGACTTTCTTACCCTTCTTCACTTCTTTTCTCTCTATCCTAGTTCTATCCCATAACCAGTCTAATGCTTTCTGTAGTAGGTTTTTGTAGTTCTCTAGTAATACTCTGCTTTCCTCCTTCTTATCGTTCTTCAAGGAGTAAGTTAGGTAAATGTATTCCTCTTCTGGTTGGAATGATTTAATTCTTAAGTTCCTCAACACACTTCTTCACCATATCCCTAAGCGTTGGCATACTTCTTTAAGTCTTAGCATTGTATAATAGTTTATGATGAAATAATATAAATTTTACGGTTTATCGGAAACTGCTGACTACGGCAACCCGTGAATTGGATTTCAGTTCCCCGAGGGTATTAGGCAACAAAGTCTTAGAATTAACGTACCAAGAGTCGAAGACCTTGCCCACAACGTTAAACTCCTTTTCAAGTATTTCCAAGTATGCTTGTATTTTTGTTTTGAATTCTACTTTTTCTCCCCTTTCCTTTAATATTTCTACTACCTTTTGTGGTATATACGGTATTATAGCTACTATGTAGGTTTCGTTTGTTTTCAAGTCTTTTACTGCAATTAGTAGTATTTGTATTGCTGGCTCGTATCATTTCTACTAATGAATCCTAGTTAGACTGAAAATAGTTACGATTTATATGATATTAAATTAATAAAATTGTTATTTTCACTGAAAATTTATGTGAGATATTTACTAAAAGGTTTTCCTCATTGAAATTTTTATTGTAAAACTACTCTTTTAAAATCTATTAAATTAAAAAATTTTTAATTTATTTAATAAATATTCATAATAAAAATAACTGATCTTTTTCAGTAAAAATACGATTATTAAGAGTAGGTGAAAGTCTTGTAAATGATTAGATTTCTCTTTAAGAAAATATAGGGAAAGGGTTCTCCCGTATACAATCGTTGTTTTCCTTATTCGTTGACTCGTTTTGGGTTAGGTTGTTGGCCTAAATTCATTATCTTTATGAAGAATTCGTTAAAATCCCGGGAAAACCTGGGAATAGTAAATTAAGATAGAAAGAGTAATATAATACTAATGGAAGAGTAGAGAAGAGAAAAGCTTATAAGAAAGGGAGAATAAAAGATAAAATGGAGGGTTAAAAAACCCTCAGTTAATCTGCTATAGAATTGAAAGATCACTCCTTATCTGATTTGCTAAGTTTTCTATCTCGGTAGGTTAATCTGCTATAGAATTGAAAGTATATTAAAAGGATAAGGTTTGTACAGGGAGGAGGTCAGTGTTAATCTGCTATAGAATTGAAAGTTTTTACACCCGAAAAAACTACAAAACTTGAGCATAATGTTAATCTGCTATAGAATTGAAAGTCATCATATCTTATAATTACCTTCAAACATCTCACCTTATTTGTTAATCTGCTATAGAATTGAAAGATATTTGAAGGTGGTATTATTTGACCTGAAGAACGTGTTTGGTTAATCTGCTATAGAATTGAAAGAAGATTAAGAACATTGACGAAATCGATAATAGTTTTCTGTTAATCTGCTATAGAATTGAAAGCTTCAACTATTGTGAATATCTCGTATCTCTTAGTCATTTACGTTAATCTGCTATAGAATTGAAAGTACTTAATACAGCTCCAGTTGCAACAGCCATCTACCCCATGTTAATCTGCTATAGAATTGAAAGCAAACGTAACCGTTCTTGGTCGGTTTGCAGTCAATTATTAGTTAATCTGCTATAGAATTGAAAGTCAGCTGTATGCATATTAAGAAGCTGGATTGCTCTTACAAGTTAATCTGCTATAGAATTGAAAGACTACCTCTCCGTTTAGTGTTACTACTTCTATTGGACTGTTGTTAATCTGCTATAGAATTGAAAGAGGTATAGGGAGTGATCTTTGTGAAAGCACTTAATTATAAGTTAATCTGCTATAGAATTGAAAGCCTAACGAATTGCAGTCAGTAATTAATATATTGCAAGCACAAGGTTAATCTGCTATAGAATTGAAAGTATCCAGCCATAACATAAGTTGTACTCGTTGTGGTTGCAGGTTAATCTGCTATAGAATTGAAAGTGATAAAGGTTTTGTTAAAACGAATTAAAAAGGTTTTGTCGTTAATCTGCTATAGAATTGAAAGAACTCTCTATATCCATGTAGTCTTCAAGGTATGAGGCGTAAAGTATTGCTCTTAAACCCCACTCCTTCTCAAAGAGTAACCTACCCTTAAGCATGATTATTTTAAACTTTACCGGTGCATACTCTATAAACCTTACATCTCCCCGAATCCCGGTGAGTTTTTCAATCTCATCGTTTAAATCGTCAGCGTATAGCCAAGAATCCCTCCACGAGACCTTATATCCCGTGTATATTCCTATATCTATATCTCTAAAAACCTTGGACTGTATAAAACCACCGTAAACAGTTGCTAACAATATTTCCTTTTTCTCAAAGAGTAACCTCTTAACTTCCTCTAAAATCTTCTCCCTTTCCTCAAAGGGGATATCATGGGTTGCACTCAAA
The genomic region above belongs to Saccharolobus caldissimus and contains:
- a CDS encoding type II toxin-antitoxin system VapC family toxin, which gives rise to MKVLIESSAIIEYLKGNEKVKEVILNVEDFYISSLTVFEVLLGRIEESKILDFLSAFKVINPAKRDAIMGSRIYKRLKDKGKLIGSFDILISAQAINKGLTLVTKDSDFLKVKEEFNELNLLLI
- a CDS encoding antitoxin VapB family protein yields the protein MKTIMIRDNVYKKLVEIKGNRSFSDVIEELIEESLSLRRKKLEKYFGIISENEAEKLMMEIKEMRRKNDESINRKLGNY
- a CDS encoding DUF3800 domain-containing protein, producing the protein MNIKREEPILVIFDTPGRDFRANEIYETYRRWVVEGIIDEGDKRPSFTDLRMRYFNEILTSREGDRIHRGLQLADMIAWTINRMDKMDIKNTISPAY
- a CDS encoding PaREP1 family protein, which produces MEELIKKAEEKGIDVEDLIISAISKEDPSEGVKLRMELAKKYMSEAEEYLKKGDAVQASEKAYKAAEEVVKALAEKYNLPEHQQALKEGRWYTYLLSKAANTLSSTLGDKIIKGWSSAYLLHVLGFHEAKLNVKDIKSYINAVKEIIEEASKYL
- a CDS encoding type II toxin-antitoxin system VapC family toxin, coding for MRVIDSSSLVKFFSKEKGWEKVAEIISEGVITLDLSIKEVANSLWKKILLGEMKEDVVIKILSDLLKREALLIVSQDEYLIETFKITNRNKITVYNSLFIALAKSNNLELVTSDKKQYEIAIKEGVNTRLI
- a CDS encoding IS6 family transposase, producing the protein METRWKVPVLTQIILILMEYINFKPRFYARSEVALALAMYLAGLSSWRAILPHSTLLYDYRKFSNVKYVVPLSGKYAVDETKVLTVRGEYYYVWVVRDVVTRGIPFFMVTSLRSGLHVLIILVKMREVEELASRYFKRVDQVVYLHDGASIYNAFNWYNVNHEKVTFEERDYAEQGFRTTKHRISSMDKHFPWNSNRFTITRWLSTFFLIYNLLYTPVYLLDKGVIINVNISNE
- a CDS encoding HEPN domain-containing protein produces the protein MEFLKNNALDFLNYARLLLRDGRYNLALFSLEQALQLGLKYYISKLTGSFPKTHDIVDLLKRIIELTGNKKLKEILNAEISTLDLLKQAYIASRYLPINYDKEAVEKALNVVEAILNELGIS
- a CDS encoding nucleotidyltransferase domain-containing protein, which gives rise to MNWEYLKRKWDERKEFLNNARRYVKVIKEVCIKKVDPKCRVILFGSVARGNYRDDSDVDVLIITDKAKSVWDKVNIEVIIERELNIGDPFEFHIVTNSEYENWYKKFIDVYEEF
- a CDS encoding RNA-guided endonuclease InsQ/TnpB family protein, translated to MLRNLRIKSFQPEEEYIYLTYSLKNDKKEESRVLLENYKNLLQKALDWLWDRTRIERKEVKKGKKVITKVKIKLPKKKEVYKTLRDELEKINVLASHYVDKAISDAYSILKSWKRRAEKGQASLRKPRLKKVYVRVKSTLRKVEGESVRITVRPYEYITFSWSHKWFSRRVKGLELGEPIIKEDIVYLPFRYKLPWFTPIDFLAIDSNLYTLDAYDGEKFVTFSLKELYSIKYGMELKRGRIQRFASKHKGKELLRKYSHRERNRVLDYIHKFVNELLEMYPITMFAVEKLNKQEMFRDANDSLSKKISKTVWRTIHRVLKYKAPLYGSFVKEVNPHLTSKSCPRCGWVSRKVGRTFRCEKCGLTLDRQLNASLNIYLKMCGFPHTRDIPRVWVGVTPLKGRRRMSGALPRDSGEVQRLRIDIKYHEIL